The proteins below come from a single Necator americanus strain Aroian chromosome V, whole genome shotgun sequence genomic window:
- a CDS encoding hypothetical protein (NECATOR_CHRV.G19536.T1) — protein sequence MTRERCQHLAPPSKVIKVNRLRFFGCILRRPADRLVQRVLKSFPGSSWKKPPGRKRKFRSEAVKEDLRTLAVDRQFRRDVRLIWSSDEWIDSVQALAEDREGWAELCSRTAHLGEDAGDRVRR from the coding sequence atgacacgtgaaagatgccaacatcttgcaccgccatcgaaagtgattaaagtaaatcgtcttcgcttctttggttgtatattaaggagaccagcagatcgccttgttcaacgagttctgaagagtttcCCGGGTTCGAgttggaagaagccacctggccgaaaacggaagttccggagtgaggcggtgaaagaggacctgaggacactcgccgtggataggcagttcaggcgagacgtaaggttaaTATGGagtagcgacgaatggattgattctgtgcaagctctcgcagaagatcgagaaggttgggcagagctgtgttcaaggacggcacacctcggcgaagatgcgggtgatcgcgtcaggcgatga
- a CDS encoding hypothetical protein (NECATOR_CHRV.G19538.T1), translating to MESLATTIRFVTLNCRTLSSELQQAALSRLLRYLCMPFAALQETRMRDRPVISIENYTTYSGDADENKVGGCAIAVRNDYKNLVEELSSTSSRCAFLQLWDRGGRKLWIVSAHAPTETAEDNSKDAFYDELNALMSKIPSQQVVIVGIDANAK from the coding sequence atggaatctttggcaacaaccattcgtttcgtcacgctgaactgccgaacactatcgagtgaactccaacaagccgctctatccagacttctgcgatatctctgtatgccttttgctgcactgcaggaaacacgcatgagagatcggcccgtcatcagcatcgaaaattacaccacatactccggcgatgctgatgagaacaaagtaggtggctgcgcgatagctgtgaggaacgattataagaacctggtggaggaattaagctcaacgtcgtctagatgcgcctttttacAACTGTGGGATCgcggaggacgtaaactctggatcgtaagtgctcacgcacctacggaaaccgctgaggacaacagtaaggacgccttctatgatgaactcaatgcgttgatgtctaaaataccaagccagcaggtggtcattgtcggaatcgacgcaaatgcgaagtag
- a CDS encoding hypothetical protein (NECATOR_CHRV.G19537.T1) encodes MRRQLQQDRDNEWTSRAMEFEKAWEDRNPRKAYAPLKQHSGKMKRCSPVLNTANGVAVGEATLPIWEEHFKTLLNRLAPSAPELEHVHRPIYAVNDEPPTLSEVLVCIPKNEEWKIWQRQRD; translated from the coding sequence atgcgtcgtcaactgcaacaagaccgcgataacgagtggacgtcaagagcgatggagtttgagaaggcgtgggaggacaggaacccgcggaaagcctatgctccaCTAAAACAGCacagcggcaaaatgaaaagatgttcccccgtcctcaacactgccaatggggtagctgtcggtgaagcaacccttccaatttgggaggaacacttcaagaccttgctgaaccggctagcaccgtcagctcctgaactcgaacacgttcatagaccgataTACGCGGTTAACGATGAGCCACCGACCctgtcggaggtcctggtctgtattccaaaaaatgaagaatggaaaatctggcagAGAcaacgggattag
- a CDS encoding hypothetical protein (NECATOR_CHRV.G19535.T1) — translation MSGLSRVLTRISRRHVTTKPHDPHAIWREINRLGSEGKWDNINNMPKAFLFGKAKKEAYAAYNAINHKTDIWSSSPYGQFAKGIFRLAVAIFTIQAKDYGVFLLNASILHFENIRLSVANTPSMPE, via the exons atGTCCGGGCTCTCGCGAGTGCTCACTCGAATTTCGCGCAGACATGTTACAACAAAACCTCA TGATCCACACGCTATATGGAGAGAAATAAATCGACTTGGAAGTGAAGGAAAATGGGACAACATCAACAATATGCCGAAAGCATTTTTGTTTGGCAAAGCCAAGAAAGAGGCGTATGCTGCTTACAACGCTATA AACCACAAGACCGACATTTGGTCATCTTCTCCCTATGGGCAATTCGCAAAAGGCATTTTTAGGCTTGCTGTAGCCATATTTACCATTCAG gcgaaagattacggagttttccttctaaacgcgtcaattttacattttgagaatattcgacTATCAGttgcaaacactccttcgatgccagaataa